One window of Herpetosiphon gulosus genomic DNA carries:
- a CDS encoding lysophospholipid acyltransferase family protein, giving the protein MPLIYQIVRFICRVLLGMRARLIVEGQEHLPVTGGYILASNHVSNWDPVALSLGSPGHLIGALGKQELFELPILGRIATAVGGIPVRRGEADREALARCKAVLQSGQPLIILPEGTRSRSGELLEGKHGIIAMAQLANVPIVPAAVIGTKTLGWPWRRSTVIVRYAAPIVVDRKIKGHEGRQLALDTTMHQIASMLPPTMQGFYKQALSV; this is encoded by the coding sequence GTGCCATTAATCTATCAAATTGTACGGTTTATTTGCCGTGTGCTGTTGGGGATGCGTGCTCGCCTGATTGTTGAAGGCCAAGAGCATCTTCCGGTGACTGGTGGCTATATTTTGGCCTCGAATCATGTGAGCAATTGGGACCCTGTGGCGCTTTCCTTGGGTTCGCCTGGGCATCTCATTGGAGCACTCGGCAAGCAAGAACTATTTGAATTGCCGATTCTTGGGCGGATTGCAACAGCGGTTGGCGGCATCCCCGTGCGGCGGGGTGAGGCTGATCGCGAGGCCTTGGCACGTTGTAAAGCAGTTTTACAATCTGGTCAGCCGTTGATTATTCTGCCTGAAGGTACTCGTTCACGCTCTGGCGAGCTTTTAGAAGGCAAACATGGCATCATTGCTATGGCCCAACTGGCGAATGTACCGATTGTTCCAGCCGCTGTGATTGGCACTAAAACGCTAGGTTGGCCCTGGCGACGCTCGACGGTGATTGTGCGTTATGCTGCGCCAATTGTGGTTGATCGTAAAATCAAGGGTCACGAAGGCCGCCAACTCGCCTTAGATACCACGATGCATCAAATTGCCTCAATGCTGCCGCCGACCATGCAAGGTTTCTACAAACAAGCCTTAAGCGTCTAA
- a CDS encoding DnaJ domain-containing protein — MYDFEQLDSYELLGVTRNAPPEEIKRAYRQEIAKYHPDRWSSASPNEQDYARKRASAITEAYSLTQKDKPVRRATPSAAATPEPVGNPERLAQLYEHGRSLLSANDFAGAANIFRQIQNADPFYRDSADLLYRAEFALKRNQPAKAKRPVNKKAVAIIGGSVGVAALVGAVWFFGGSNTNATNPNVTATAPLVADLPTVTVEGEVAINPTATSDEGVVVEPSIEPTTEATLEPTAEPTLEPSPTSEPTSEPTLEPSPTSEPTAAPSNTPAPLPDDLSGPILVSDNLDGGTWPVGNGGNWNFEFINGRYHMTMVAGVGSVWSFGPALPAQNVVLAADVEAVSGSGGLMMGFIDGNNYYRFIIAADGTWAFQQRFAAQTTLLASGSGLGPGRLVIAQRGAVTHLYWNDTYLGEVVLPAFPGGAYGFVLAGNSGADVYFDNLRLRALP; from the coding sequence GTGTACGATTTTGAACAGCTTGACTCTTATGAACTGCTTGGCGTGACGCGCAATGCTCCGCCAGAGGAAATCAAACGGGCGTATCGCCAAGAAATTGCTAAATATCACCCTGATCGTTGGAGCAGTGCTAGCCCCAACGAGCAAGACTATGCCCGCAAACGAGCTTCAGCGATCACCGAAGCTTATAGTTTGACCCAAAAAGACAAGCCTGTTCGGCGTGCAACCCCGAGCGCGGCGGCAACTCCTGAGCCAGTTGGCAATCCTGAGCGTTTGGCTCAGCTTTACGAACATGGCCGCAGTTTGCTGAGCGCCAATGATTTTGCTGGTGCTGCTAATATTTTTCGCCAAATTCAAAATGCTGATCCCTTTTATCGTGATAGCGCCGATTTGCTGTATCGCGCTGAATTTGCATTAAAACGCAACCAACCTGCCAAAGCCAAACGTCCAGTTAACAAAAAGGCTGTGGCGATCATAGGTGGTAGTGTTGGGGTTGCCGCATTGGTTGGAGCTGTTTGGTTTTTTGGTGGTTCAAATACCAACGCAACCAATCCGAATGTGACGGCAACCGCACCGCTTGTCGCCGATCTGCCAACCGTCACGGTTGAAGGCGAGGTTGCGATCAACCCAACGGCTACCAGCGATGAAGGGGTTGTGGTTGAACCAAGTATTGAGCCAACGACTGAGGCCACGCTTGAACCAACTGCCGAACCAACGCTCGAACCTAGCCCGACTAGTGAACCGACTAGTGAGCCAACGCTCGAACCCAGCCCGACCAGTGAACCAACTGCTGCCCCAAGCAATACGCCTGCTCCCTTACCAGACGATCTGAGTGGGCCAATTCTAGTCAGCGATAATTTGGATGGCGGGACATGGCCAGTTGGTAATGGTGGCAACTGGAATTTTGAGTTTATTAATGGCCGCTATCATATGACCATGGTCGCTGGCGTTGGCTCGGTTTGGTCGTTTGGCCCGGCTTTGCCTGCTCAAAATGTCGTTTTGGCCGCTGATGTTGAGGCGGTCAGTGGCAGTGGCGGCTTGATGATGGGCTTTATCGATGGTAATAATTACTATCGCTTTATTATTGCCGCAGATGGAACATGGGCTTTTCAGCAACGCTTTGCGGCTCAGACCACGCTCTTGGCTTCAGGCTCAGGCCTCGGCCCAGGTCGTTTGGTGATTGCCCAACGTGGCGCGGTAACCCATCTCTATTGGAATGATACCTATCTTGGAGAAGTTGTTTTGCCTGCGTTCCCTGGTGGAGCGTATGGTTTTGTGTTAGCTGGCAACAGTGGTGCTGATGTCTATTTCGATAACCTACGACTTCGCGCTTTGCCATAG
- a CDS encoding PAS domain S-box protein, producing MTCYANESLLELQLKQQVSLLETELQHVRSHTAKLQALIDHTESLIWSIDSSQHLIMSNRTFHDYLHQWYDQHIELGQPMSMLQLPKPIAKPWNEAYRRALQGEAFAQEFVHHYAGATRYYEFHFAPILDEQRVVQGVNISGRDISSRRLAEVMLRSSEARYRAINEAAPYGVFFCDTQGQCVYANTALLYMLEVKLEDVLGDAWMEFLHPKDASDSESFWHDLALSINQQPIPSILFDQTVRLHTKLNQLIWLRLRISPVIEAGVLCGFVGITDDLSALKKAETAAQTKQHFIQKIADTLPSQLFIYDSASASLIYTNEVSRQWFKSFNIDPTDMNTIRPLFHPDDHAIIRQTLQGRTVTSSDQQLIVDFECRLRSPEGIYRYFALRMTPFAIDADGTVSQLLGVASDITERKLQEQQIRQLNEQLEQRVVERTQELAQSYRFQRTMIQHAPSIIISLDAGGVVRGFNRAAEFEFGYQETELLGRPFPTKLFDRSDLTYRWETEQHRNRGLFYSDLDILLAEARRGVAEPHEWQAIHRSGSRFPLELTITPLLHADVLEGFLLIGNNIAARKRTEEEFHLLYRTTRSVSEAADFNSALEVVLRNICAAIGWDLSVAWVPSTNQDFLALAPIRWSSNERFQHFYQYLQSLELPQGAGLAGRVWQTKHSANYVLEHDHWTEGNLNQRGYELAQQVGIQSAVAVPILANDQVVAILEFFRSSRGVDHERTTNLISVIATQLGTLFQRKHAEMQLRQSETKNRALLAAMPDLMIRFTLKGEILDYHTNDPSDLFLPQDAMIGANAHHHQPQPQILNIMSATQRAIETNSTQNVEYELTLPKGNTVFEARIAPSGNDEVVMVIRNITERKRIEQTLQQQTDELSIANAELAKAARLKDEFLASMSHELRTPLTGILAFTEALRYDQYGALNQAQAQALQQIDENSRHLLDLINDILDLSKIEAGKLTINHQTILIDEICQASIRMVQKLAHNKQLELLYEPCAPDAMLCADSRRLKQMLVNLLSNAVKFTPTGGRIGLSVKLDSQLHQVELTVWDTGIGINTQDIPKLFRPFSQLDSKLSRQYAGTGLGLALVYHMANLHGGRVELQSEVGVGSQFRLVLPWYGNAGIAEPTEQPMLLVVTEDRTLNIQLTAYAEQLGLALRFCKPYFDLQAYLQQPHQTLIYDLRQTSLSQQLFEQLRRQTAEQPVILFCDQDFKLDLTLPKHWHCMYQPLNQARLLNALQYIDSRYQLLQKLPINQAKQILFAADNLANSLLIRDFLSEFGWNVNLVYNQHDIYEVIANQPIDLLMLDLQLAGGDAIQMVNTIRRHKRYYDLPIIALSALAILDQPKLTEQADIVLYKPLNLVELEQLINALCNQQRSLDRE from the coding sequence ATGACCTGTTATGCCAATGAATCGCTGCTGGAACTCCAATTAAAGCAACAAGTCAGCCTGCTTGAAACTGAACTTCAGCATGTTCGCAGCCATACTGCCAAACTCCAAGCCTTGATTGACCATACTGAGAGCCTGATTTGGTCGATTGATAGTAGTCAGCATTTGATTATGAGCAATCGTACCTTTCATGATTATTTGCATCAATGGTATGACCAACATATTGAGCTAGGCCAGCCAATGAGTATGTTGCAACTGCCTAAACCAATCGCCAAGCCCTGGAATGAAGCCTATCGTCGCGCCTTGCAAGGTGAAGCCTTTGCCCAAGAATTTGTGCATCACTATGCTGGAGCCACTCGTTACTATGAATTTCACTTTGCGCCAATTCTCGATGAGCAGCGGGTGGTGCAGGGAGTTAATATTTCGGGCCGCGATATTAGCAGCCGCCGTTTGGCCGAAGTGATGTTGCGCAGCAGCGAGGCGCGATATCGGGCAATTAACGAGGCCGCGCCGTATGGGGTATTTTTCTGTGATACCCAAGGCCAATGTGTCTATGCCAACACTGCGCTCTTATATATGCTCGAAGTTAAGCTCGAAGATGTATTGGGCGATGCTTGGATGGAATTTTTACACCCTAAAGATGCCTCAGATAGCGAGAGTTTTTGGCACGATTTAGCACTTTCCATCAATCAACAGCCGATTCCTAGCATTTTGTTTGATCAAACGGTGCGTTTGCATACCAAGCTTAATCAATTAATCTGGCTGCGTTTGCGCATTTCGCCAGTGATTGAAGCTGGCGTGCTATGTGGTTTTGTTGGCATCACCGATGATCTGAGTGCCTTGAAAAAAGCTGAAACGGCGGCGCAAACCAAGCAGCATTTTATTCAAAAAATTGCCGACACCTTGCCATCACAATTATTTATTTATGATAGTGCTTCGGCATCGTTGATCTATACCAACGAAGTGAGTCGCCAATGGTTCAAAAGCTTCAACATTGATCCTACTGATATGAACACCATTCGGCCCCTCTTCCACCCTGACGATCATGCTATCATCCGCCAGACCTTGCAAGGACGTACAGTTACTAGCAGTGATCAACAATTAATTGTTGATTTTGAATGTCGTTTACGCTCACCAGAAGGCATCTATCGCTACTTTGCCTTGCGCATGACCCCCTTTGCAATCGATGCTGATGGTACAGTTTCACAATTATTGGGCGTGGCAAGCGATATTACTGAACGCAAATTACAAGAGCAGCAGATTCGCCAATTGAACGAGCAGCTTGAACAACGTGTTGTCGAACGAACCCAAGAGTTGGCTCAATCGTATCGGTTTCAGCGCACTATGATTCAACATGCACCCTCAATTATTATTTCGCTTGATGCTGGCGGCGTGGTGCGCGGCTTTAATCGGGCTGCCGAATTTGAGTTTGGCTATCAAGAAACTGAATTATTAGGCCGTCCCTTCCCGACCAAATTATTTGATCGCTCCGATTTGACCTATCGTTGGGAGACAGAGCAACATCGCAATCGTGGTTTGTTCTATTCCGATTTGGATATTTTGCTTGCTGAGGCGCGGCGTGGCGTGGCTGAACCTCACGAATGGCAAGCGATTCATCGTTCTGGCTCACGCTTTCCGCTTGAATTAACCATCACACCACTGTTGCATGCCGACGTGCTCGAAGGCTTTTTACTGATTGGCAATAATATCGCTGCCCGCAAACGCACCGAAGAAGAATTTCATTTGCTCTATCGCACAACTCGCTCGGTCAGTGAGGCCGCTGATTTTAATAGTGCCCTTGAAGTGGTGTTGCGCAATATCTGTGCAGCAATTGGCTGGGATTTGAGCGTGGCTTGGGTTCCAAGCACCAACCAAGATTTTTTGGCGCTTGCACCGATTCGCTGGAGTAGCAACGAACGCTTTCAACATTTTTATCAGTATCTTCAAAGCTTGGAATTGCCGCAAGGCGCTGGTTTGGCTGGGCGGGTCTGGCAAACCAAACACTCTGCCAATTATGTGCTTGAGCACGATCATTGGACTGAGGGCAATCTCAATCAGCGTGGCTACGAATTAGCTCAGCAAGTTGGAATTCAATCGGCAGTTGCTGTGCCAATTTTGGCCAATGATCAAGTTGTCGCCATTTTGGAGTTTTTCCGCAGCAGTCGCGGTGTTGATCACGAACGTACCACTAATTTGATTTCGGTGATTGCGACTCAGTTGGGCACGTTGTTTCAACGTAAGCATGCCGAAATGCAACTGCGCCAGAGCGAAACCAAAAATCGAGCATTGCTGGCAGCTATGCCCGATTTGATGATTCGCTTTACGCTCAAGGGCGAAATTTTGGATTATCACACCAACGATCCCTCAGATCTCTTTTTGCCCCAAGATGCCATGATTGGGGCGAATGCCCATCATCATCAGCCGCAGCCGCAAATTCTCAACATTATGAGCGCCACTCAACGGGCGATTGAGACCAATAGCACCCAAAATGTCGAGTATGAACTGACCTTGCCCAAGGGGAATACCGTGTTTGAAGCGCGGATTGCGCCAAGTGGTAACGATGAGGTCGTGATGGTAATTCGCAATATTACCGAGCGCAAGCGGATTGAACAAACCTTGCAGCAGCAAACTGATGAATTAAGCATTGCCAATGCTGAATTAGCCAAAGCAGCGCGGCTCAAAGATGAATTTTTGGCTAGTATGAGCCATGAATTGCGCACTCCATTAACTGGAATTTTGGCTTTTACCGAAGCTTTGCGCTACGACCAATATGGAGCGTTAAACCAAGCTCAAGCTCAAGCATTGCAGCAAATTGATGAAAATAGCCGCCATTTGCTCGATTTGATCAACGATATTCTTGATCTTTCCAAAATTGAGGCTGGCAAGCTCACGATTAATCATCAAACAATCCTGATTGATGAAATTTGCCAAGCTAGCATTCGCATGGTGCAAAAATTAGCCCATAATAAACAACTTGAATTGTTATACGAGCCATGTGCTCCAGATGCTATGCTTTGTGCCGATTCACGCCGTTTGAAACAAATGTTGGTCAATTTATTAAGCAATGCGGTGAAGTTTACTCCAACTGGTGGCCGAATTGGTTTATCAGTCAAGTTGGATAGCCAATTACATCAAGTTGAATTAACCGTTTGGGATACTGGTATTGGGATCAATACTCAAGATATTCCAAAATTATTTCGGCCATTTTCACAGCTTGATAGCAAACTTTCGCGCCAATATGCTGGAACTGGCTTAGGCTTGGCCTTAGTGTATCATATGGCCAATTTGCATGGCGGACGAGTTGAATTACAAAGTGAAGTTGGGGTTGGTAGCCAGTTTCGCTTAGTGCTACCGTGGTATGGCAATGCTGGAATTGCTGAGCCAACCGAACAACCGATGCTGCTGGTGGTGACCGAAGATCGCACCCTGAATATACAATTGACGGCCTATGCTGAACAATTAGGCTTAGCGTTGCGTTTTTGCAAGCCATATTTCGATTTACAAGCCTATTTGCAACAGCCTCATCAAACGCTAATCTACGATCTGCGCCAAACGAGCTTATCGCAACAACTGTTTGAGCAACTTCGCCGCCAAACTGCCGAGCAGCCAGTTATTTTATTCTGTGATCAGGATTTCAAGCTTGATCTGACGCTTCCTAAGCATTGGCATTGCATGTATCAGCCGTTAAATCAAGCGCGTTTGTTGAATGCACTGCAATATATCGATTCGCGCTATCAGCTACTGCAAAAATTACCAATTAATCAAGCCAAGCAGATTTTGTTTGCTGCCGATAATTTGGCTAATAGCTTATTGATTCGTGATTTCTTGAGTGAATTTGGTTGGAATGTAAACTTAGTCTACAACCAACATGATATCTATGAAGTAATCGCCAATCAACCAATTGATTTATTGATGCTTGATTTACAATTAGCTGGTGGTGATGCAATCCAGATGGTTAATACAATTCGGCGACATAAGCGCTATTATGATCTGCCAATTATAGCTTTAAGCGCTTTAGCAATTCTTGATCAACCAAAACTTACTGAGCAAGCCGATATAGTTTTATATAAACCACTTAATTTAGTTGAACTTGAACAATTAATTAATGCCCTGTGCAACCAACAAAGGAGTCTTGATCGTGAATAA